The sequence GCCAAAAGAACAAAAACAAGAAGCACGTATTTCTGTGCCACAAGAAAAAGTGGAAAAATTTAAGGAAGTGCTTTTGTATATTTTAGAGAGAATTGGCGCCCGCCCGAATATTGGGGAAGCAGTAGTGTGTAAGTTGATGTATTTTATTGATTTTGATTTTTATGAGAAATTTGAAGAGCAGTTAATTGGCGCAAAATACATAAAAAATCATTTTGGACCGACTCCTGTCGCTTTTTCCGAAATTGTTGCACAAATGGATCAAGATGGTGATTTGATGCGTGTTACCAAAAAATACTTTCAGCATGATCAAAAAAAATATTTACCGCTTCGTTCTGCTGATCTTTCAAGTTTTTCAGCTC is a genomic window of Parcubacteria group bacterium CG10_big_fil_rev_8_21_14_0_10_36_14 containing:
- a CDS encoding XRE family transcriptional regulator, producing MTTFLKKLRQEQNISQEFLAKKIGVSRPTYVQIESGARKILVEEAQKLAQFFGLSLEDFISGKNVPMPKVELEKSKKPKEQKQEARISVPQEKVEKFKEVLLYILERIGARPNIGEAVVCKLMYFIDFDFYEKFEEQLIGAKYIKNHFGPTPVAFSEIVAQMDQDGDLMRVTKKYFQHDQKKYLPLRSADLSSFSA